Genomic segment of Propionispora hippei DSM 15287:
GCCATTAAGCCGGCACTGGCAACAAATAAGTACCGGACATATTTATCACAGAGAAGTTTCCATTTATGTTCTCTATCTTCTACTGTTACACAGTTCTCTGCCAACTCCATGACCTCACATCCTTATATTTCTCTTGTGTTCATTATAAAGCACCGGGTCAGGGCAATTTGTTAACGCTTTGTAAAGTTTCTGTTAAATAAAAAACAGGCCACCAGAAGGTATGGCCTGTTTTCGAAGAAAGCGCTTATTTCTTCACTTTGGTGATAGGAATAAAACCGTTTTTCTCTACATAGGTTTCCTGGAATTCTTTGCTCATAACATAGTCAATGAAGGCTTTCACCGCACCGGTGGCTTCCCCCTTGGTATACATATGCTCATAGGCAAAGATAGTGTACTTGCCGCCGATAACCGCATCAGGGCTGTACTTTACACCGTCTACCGCCAAGGCTTTCACCGTGTTGTCGGCGTAAGCGGCGTCAACGTAGCCGATAGCACCGGGTGTGCTGGCAATCGCCGAACGAACCGCACCGTTAGAATCCTGAATAACGGCATTGTCAGTAAAAGCGGCACCTTTCAGTACCAGATCACTGATGGTAGCGCGGGAACCGGAGGATTTAGCCCGGTGAATCAAGGTGATTTTTTCATCCTTGCCGCCCACATCTTTCCAATTAGTAATTTTACCGGTCAGAATATCGACATATTGCTGTTTTGTCAGATTATCCAGAGTCACATCCTGATTGGCAATAAATACGAACGGTGCTACTGCGACCTGATGATCAACCAGGCCTTTATCTTTATATTCAGCCGGCAGATCAACATCGGAGTTGCCGATATTCACCGAACCTGCCGCAACCTGATTCATCCCGGTGAAGGAGCCGCCGCCGGCGATATTGATCGTCACCTTGTCATGTTTTTTCTGGAATTCCTCCTGGGCTGGTTTGAGAAGTGGCAGCAACGCCGTCGAACCTGAGGCCGTTACCGTACCTTCCACTTTAGCCTCAGCCGGCTGGCTTTTTCCTTCAGTGCCTGCCCCCGAGCTACCGCAGCCTGCAATCACACTCATACTTAGAACAAGACCCAACAAAGCGGCCAAAGCCTTTGACTTCTGAACAAGTTTCATCAAATGAGACCTCCTATTTTTTTGGCTATGTTCTCATTGTAAAGCATGCCCAACTGGCCTGTGTTAAGCGAATGTTACGGTTTTGTTAACTTTCTGCCAATACCTCATCCGTTCCACCCCAACGGCCTTCCGAAAAAGGAAAAGCCGGCCAATGCCGGATTTGCGGATTTACACCAACTCTTTAATTACTGAAGAAAGAACAACTGTTCAATGGCCGCAGGCTTCAGGCCCAACAAAGTAGCAGCTTTTCCAGATCACTTTACAGCGTTTTTTTACGCCTCCGGCGGTTTCAGCCAGTGCAGCCGTCGACTTGAACTGGCCGGCCTGATTTTTTACCACGGCAATGGACAGGGAAATCAGCGGATATTTTTCTTCCACACCATGCCGGTTTTTGGCAATAATATATCCCTTGTTTTTATCCCGCTCGGTATAAAAATCCAAAATCCGGTTATCAAACAATTCGATGAGCGACTGGCATAGGACTTCCACCTCCACCTGTTTTACCACGGCGATAAAATCATCGCCGCCAATATGCCCGACAAAACAATCCCGGTTGCCCCAAAGCATCACCTGCTGTTGAATCATCTGGGCCAGCATGGACAACACCTTGTCGCCGTTGTCAAATCCGTAGGTGTCGTTGTAGGCTTTAAAATTGTCCAAATCAAAATAGAGCACGGCAAAATCGGCCCGCCGTTCCAGCTCCAGCCGCAGTTTTTCCTCAATCAGAATATTGCCCGGCAGCCCGCTGAGCGGATTACAATGCTTAGCGCGGTTGACCTCCAGTTGAGTAGTTTTTTCCAGCAGGGCTTTTACTGTAGTAATGCCATAATACAGGCCATTGCGCGTTACGATAATATAGTCATATAAATTTTTTTCCGGACGGGACACGGCGAATTTAGATACCTGGTCCAGGGGCATATAATAATCAACAATCAGCGGATTGCGATCCATAAGCAGGCTTACCTGCCGCTTGGTGTATACAGCTACGCCGTACTGGGTGCCTAGTCGGCCAAAGAGGGTATTGCGCATCAAAAGACCTACCGGATAACTGTCCTGAACAATGGTAATCCCCATTAAGTTGGGATTACAGTCAAAGTGCTCAATAGCCTGCGAGCCGATTATGCTGACTTCAAACGCCGGATCGCGGCGGGCAATATCACCGATCGGTATAGTCAGCGGCGTATGAAAGAGTTCTTGCTGCTTTTGCTCCTGCTTGTCTATAACATGCTGCCTGATGGCCGGCAAAATATCGTTAAATTCCGGCTCTGGCCGGCCCAGGAAAAAACCTTGCCCATAAGGAATGCCAATAGAGATTAAGGTGTTGAGCTCATCAACAGTTTCAATGCCCTCAGCAATAATTTTCATATTCGTCAATACGGCAAACTCCTGAAAAGCCCGCATCAATGCCTGTTTTAGCGAGTCCTTATCAATATCGCGCACCAGATCCATGTCGATTTTCACAAACTGCGGTCTGGTTTCAGCCAGCATTTTCAGGCCCGAATAACCGGACCCGGTATCATCAATCGCAATCTTATAGCCCTGACTGGTATAATTGTCCAGCACCCGCCGAAAACTTTTATAATCGTTGATTGAAGTTTTTTCGGTAATTTCAAAAATAATTTTGGTTGCGTCAATCTGATAGCTGTCCAGAATTTCCTTGGTGATACCCTTTTCAAAACGGGCATCGTTGATGATTTTCGGGTCCACATTAATAAACAGCATCTGCATGTCCGACAGATGCTTTGCCTTTTCCAGAGCCTTTGTCCGGCATAAAAAATCCAAATCCCAAACCTTGCCACTCTGCTCGGCGGCTAAAAACAACAATGCAGGACTCTCCAATGGAGAGGTCTGCGGGCCCCGGCTCAAGGCTTCATAACCGGCAACCGTCCCATTGGCTAACGATACAATCGGTTGAAAAACCGGCCGGATTTGTTTATTGGCAAGAATCTGCTCAAACTCCTGTAGCATATCTGACGTGATCATCGTATCATTCATTGCACCATCTGCGGCACGGTTAGCCGGTTTTTTTGAGGCTTCCCACTTAAGTGCCAGCACATTGGTTCCTCCGATAACATTTTTTTATTCTATTAAGCAACTGTTTTTTAGGGAACCGCTGATTTAATGAGCCTGCCGGCCTGGCGAGAGATTTTTTCGACTGGCAAGGAAGCAAAAGCGCAGGAATAGCGGCCCCTATTTCAAAATTTTGCTGCCGCAGCCAGACGGAAAAAGATCCGCCAGTGATTCGCCCACTTTGAAAGTACAAATTAATTTGCGGGAATTTTTTCGTAAGGCAAGGCGGAGGAGACGCACCTATCGAACATAGGTAAGTCGACGACAACGAGGCCTTGCGGAAAAAGGACCGTAAAGGAATTGTATTTTCAGAGTTGGTTGACCACTAGTACCTTGTCAATCCTAAAGCTGTAAGAATAATGGCGAGGCTATTTTTCGCGAGACAAGGCGGAGGAAGGAGGCATACCGTTAGTATGCCTCCTGACGACAACGAAGGCTTGCGGAAAATAGGCCGTCAGTATTCACAGGTTTAGGGTTGATGAGGTAAGTCGGTGGTTCCCTTCGCGGTTACCCGCCGTTCAAACTCTGCTGCGGCAGCCCAACCTGTTCGGAAAACCGTTGCAGTAAGCCGGCTGTAGTGCGTTGGGCCAGCGGTAACAATACCCGTGTTGCCGAGCGAAAGTCCGTAATACTTGCCGTTTCATTCACCCACTCGAGCAGATCGGCAGCAACTAACGCGTTATGTAAAGCAAGCCGGCAGGGGTGCTCACTGTCATATACGCCCTGTCCTTCGACGGCAAACTCGTGATGATGCTGCTCGGCCCAGCGTTCATACTCGCGGTGACCGCAAAACAGTTTGGCTCTGGCATGGTGCGGCACACACACATCCTGCAGCAGGTGCGCCGCCGCTCCCAAAAAGAATACGGCCTTGGCGATTTCGCCAAACTCAAAGTGCTGCAATCCCCGGTTGTAATAACTCTGCAGTTCGGCGAGAGCATTGCTAAAATGCCACAATCCCCTGCCACTGACCGGATCAAAGTAATGGCCGGCATTTTTCCAGCCGCCGTCCGCCCAGTAGACGCCAGCGTTCAATTCAGCCAAATAACTTTCAAAAAACACCGCGCTCCCCATGAGTCCGTCTTTTTTCAAAGTAGCAACAGCCTGCCTGTTGCAGAATTCATGAGTAATACCCGGACGGTCAAGCAGACCCTGCAACGGACTGGCTATCGCCAGCATCAGCGTTGTACCGGAATATTTCACAGAAGGAGATTGGCTCCCTTGCACACAGCATCACTCCTCGCCCACCGATTTAGAAACCAGCTACGATTCCCCGTTTATCGAAGCGGCGGCTGATAATAGCGGCAATCGCTTCCGCCGCCCTTGGCTGTCCAAGCTTTTGTGCATTCTCCTGTACAAAAGCCGCAATATTGCCGTTCACAATCATGCCGGTCAGGAGCCGTTTTAATTCAGCGTCATTTCTTACCCAGAACGCCGCTCCTTTGGCATCCAAGTAAGCTGCATTTTCCTTTTCCTGGCCCGGAATCGGCGCATACAGCAACATTGGCAGTTTCATACTCAGCGCCTCACTGATCGTCAGGGCACCCGGTTTAGTAATCAGTACATCGGCCGCCGCCATCAGTTCCGGCACCTGACTGGTGTAGCCCAGCAGCTTGACCGGATGGCCGGAAGCCCCTGTAACCACTTTTAATTTTTTATACAATTTCCGATTCTTACCTGCCACCACCACCAGTTGCAGCGGCAGGGCAATTTCATTCAGCACATAAATCGCCTGGCTCACGCCACCCAGCCCCAAACCACCGCCCATGAGCAGCACGGTGTGGCAATCAGCTGCCAGCCCCAGCCGCCGGCCGGCTGCCGACCGGTCTACAGCCTGGGAAAACCGGGAATCAATGGGAATGCCGGTTACATTTATTTTAGCCGCGGCTACACCTTGCTCCAGCAAAGCCTCCCGCAATTCCGGCACGGCAACGAAATAACAATCCACTTCCGGATATACCCACAGACGGTGTACAGCAAAGTCAGTGATCACACCTATTAGCGGGATATGGATTCTCCCCTTCCGCTTCAAATAGGCGGCCGCGCCGCAGGAAAATGGATGGGTCGCAATCAGCCAGTCCGGTTGATAAGTTTCAATAATTTCCATCATACTTTCCTGTAAAACCCGGGCCATTAGGGTTCCCATTCCCGTTCCCTGCCGGCCGTTTTGGGTCCACCGGTATAAAACATCGTATATATTAGGTGACAAACGGAGCATTGTCAGATAGGTTTCCTTCATAAAGCCAGTCAGATAAGACCTTTCGCCATCCATAAAATCAACTACCGTAATCTGTGCCAGCGGATATCTGCTTTGCAGTGCGCCGGCAAGCGCGTTCGCCGCCCGGTCATGGCCCGAACCAATAGAAGCCGACAAAATCAAGATGTTTTTGATTTGCCTCGACATATTGTCCCGCCTCCCTAAACATCGCATTCTATGATTACAATGATAGCATATCACAGACAAATTGTACTACTTGTTAAGCACATATTAACTCTTGTTAATTTTTTGTTAAATAAAGCCGCCGCCGCCGGCATAGCCGGCTATAGGCATTGCACGGTCTTAATCAAAGGCTGTATAATGAAGGCATTATATTTCCGGGAGGTGTCGGCTATGTTCCGCTGGGGAATCCGCTCCAGACTGCTTGTTTCTTTTTTATTGCTGGGGATTATTACCCTGTCTTTATTGGGCGGCTATATTCTCTGGTACTTTTACCAACACAACCTGGAGAGCCTGACCAGCAACTTATTAACCCACGCCCAGGTTACCGAGCAGTTCCTGCTTCATTCCATGCATACCCCGGAGGGCAAAGCCTCCCTTGATCCGGAGGTCAAGGAACTGGCCGCCAAAAATAATCTGCGGATTACGATAGTCGATACGGCCGGAACGGTGTTGGCCGACTCGTGGGAGAATCCGGAAATGCTGGAAAATCATCTGTCCCGGCCGGAAATCAGCGACGCTATCCGCCAGGGTACCGGCACCAGCATCCGCTATAGTACTACCTTGCATCAGAATCTATTATATGCGGCTATTCCCATCCGGCAGCAGGGTGAACTATTAGGAGTAGTCCGTATCGCCAGTACGCTGGCCTATGTAGAGGCCGGGTTCGGCCAAATCCGCTCGGCCGTGCTGGCTGCGCTCTTCCTGGTCGCGCTGCTGACCATTCTGCTTAGTTTGCGGCTGGCCAAGCACTACACGGCACCGCTGGAGGAGATCACCAGCGCTGCCCTCGCTATTGCCAACGGAGACCTTAAACGTCGTGTCCACACCCACACCGGCGACGAGCTCGACTTTCTGTCTCAGGCGCTAAACAATCTGGCATCCAATCTGGATGACAAAATTCATGAAGCCCAGGCAGAAACGCAGAAGCTATCGCTAATTTTACAGCATATGGATAATGCCGTTATCCTGCTTGATCGCTACGGCCGGGTTACGACCATCAACAAAATGGCCAAAGACACCTTTTCCATTGCCGATGCCATGATGGGGCAGCATAATCTGCAGGTTATCGGCAATAGCCTGCTTAATCAGGCTATTCAGGAGACCCTCCAGTCTTCCGTAAACAAATCGATTGACTTAAAAACCAATATCGGCGGCAACAAACGGGTATTCCGGGTTTTTGTCGCACCCACCATTGACCCTGAACAGGAAACTACAGGTGTTCTTACCGTGTTCCACGATATAACCGTACTGCAGGAAATCCACGAGCGTCAGGCCGAGTTTGTGGCCAACGCCTCGCATGAACTAGCCACCCCGCTGACCGCCATTAAGGGCTTTGCTGAAACGCTGCTGGACGGCGCCCTCCAGGACCCTGAGCTGAGCAGCCGCTTTGTCAGCATCATCCACAACCAGGCTGAACGCATGCACCGGCTGGTAGAGGACTTGCTGCAACTGGCCAAGCTTAATTCCCAGGAATACCGTCAGCAAATCAGTCTGGAACCGGTCAAGCTGCAGCCACTATTAGAGACGGTAGTTCAGGAACTACTGCCGAATATCGAACGAAAAGAACAGCATCTGTCGCTGGAAGTGGCAGAAAACCTGACGATTCCCGCTCATCCTGACTGGTTAAAACAGGCGTTAGTCAATTTACTGGACAACAGCAACAAATACACACCCAACGAAGGAAAAATTATCATTACAGCCTGGCAGGAAGCGGCCCAGGCCTGTATCAGAATCCAAGATACCGGTCTGGGCATTCCGGCCCAGGACCTGCCCCTGATTTTCGAACGGTTTTACCGGGTGGAACGGGCCCGGACCCGCAGCACCGGCGGTACCGGGCTGGGGTTGGCCATTGTCAAATTCATTACCGAAATGCATGGCGGCCAGATTGACGTAACCAGCGAACTCAACCAAGGCACGGCCTTCACCTTACGGCTGCCGCTTGGCCCGACGACGGAAAAACAATCAGAATAGTAGTTCCCCTCACTGCCAACCGCGGAGCGATAACATCGTTTCGCGGTTGGTTTTACCTGATTTTAAAGAAACCATAACTCATAGCCCGCCGGCTTCGCATATACTGTATATAGGCAGGTCAATATTCTCAGGAAAGAGGGATTGTATTGAATAAGTATTACGTACTGGATACGAACGTACTGCTTCACTCTCCTCAGTCACTATTTGCTTTCAATGAACATACCGTCATTATTCCTGAAGTTGTTCTCGAAGAATTAGACCGCTTTAAAAGTGAATCCAGCGACCGCGGCGCCAACAGCCGCGAGGTCAGCCGGATTCTTGACCGGTTTCGCACACAAGGCAACCTGCTGGCCGGTGTTCCCTTTTCCGAGCAGGGAGGGAGCTTGCGCATCGAAACCAATCATCTGGACACCACACTGCCGCCTCATTGGGACCGCAGCAAAGGCGATAACCGTATTCTCCAGGTTTGCAAGGGCTTTATGGAACAAGGCCACCCCACTATCCTGGTAAGCCGTGATACCAATATGCGGGTCAAGGCGACCATTCTGAAGATACAGGCAGAGGATTACCTGAACGATAAAGTCGCCAGTATTGAAAAACAGTATACCGGCCGTCTGGTCGTATACACCTCCTCGGAGATCATCAATACCTTCCATGACGACGATGGGCATACCATTTCCCCCGAGGCTTTGTTCGTCTACGATGAACCCAGCCATACAATAGTTCCGGCGACACTGGAAACCAATCAGTTTCTCCTCATCAAGTCCACCGATAATGAGCGCCATACCGCGCTGGGACGGTTTGACGGAAAACAGGTCGTCCATCTTCGTTACGCCAACCGCAATCCTTTCGGCGTGATTCCCCGCAACATTGGCCAGATCTTTATGCAAGAGTGCTTGATGATGAGCGCCGCCGAAGCCCCGCTGGTCATTATCAAGGGGCCGGCCGGGACCGCCAAGACCTTCTACGCCCTGGCGGTGGGCCTCTATAAACAGCTCGAGTGCCGCCCCCGGGATTACCACCACCTCTTAATCTGCCGACCCAATATTCCGATGGATGAGGACATCGGATTTCTGCCCGGTTCGGAAAAAGAAAAAATTGATCCCTATATGAGGGCTATACGGGATAATCTCTTTTTGCTGCTGGCCGGCCACAATATGACGGAGGCCAAGGAAATCGCCCAGGCTGAGGACACCGTGCAAATGCTGTTTGACAAACGGACCATTCAAACCGAAGCACTGGCTTATCAGCGGGGGCGTTCGCTGCAAAAATACTGGATGATCCTGGACGAAATGCAAAACTCCACGCCCCGGCAGGCTAAAGGGGTGATCACCCGTCCCGGGCTGGGCACGAAAATCATTCTGCTGGGCGACCCGGAACAAATTGACCATCCTTTCCTCGACAGCCGCTCCAACGGCCTGTCCTATGCCAGTGAAAAAATGCGCGGTTCCAAACTATGCTTCCAGGTAACGCTGCAGCATGACGAGTGCGAGCGGTCACCGCTGGCTGCCGAAGCAGCCCTGCGCTTATAAAAAAGAGGTTGTTGCAAGTTATTGCAACAACCTCTTTCCGTTCCCCGTTTTGGCCTTTTCCGGAAACATACGTTCCGAAGGATGAAAAATTGCTGGCTTCCGTTAAGAAATCCGTTTGTTTGAGCGAAGCGAGTTTACGGATTTTAGGAGGCCGACAATTTTTCAAGTATGTTGGAGGACAGGCCTAGCCTTTTTGGTCCTTTTGGGGCAATGCCAAAAGGACGACAAGCTATTTTGCCACACATCTGGCCTGTTACCAGCAAATAATATCACCACAGAGATTTATTCCTGCAGCGCCTTTTTCAGGTTAACCAGATTCTCCCGCATAACGGTCACATAGTTTTTACCTTGCTTCAATTCGTCTTCGCCGAGACTCTCTACCGGATTAAGCACCAACAGGCCGGCACCGGTTTCTTTCGAGATGGTCTGGGCCAGCTTGGGGCTGACAACGGTCTCGAAGAATATGTATTTTACGTTATGTTCGCGGCAGAACTGCACCACATTGGCCATTTTTTCCGGCGTCGGTTCACTGTCCGGCGAAAGTCCCATGATGGCAACCTGCTGCAGATTGTACCGTTTAGCCAGATAGCCAAAGGCGGCATGACTTGTAACAATATCCCGGCTGGACACGTTGGCCAGCGTCGTCCGGTATTCCTGATCCAAAGCTTGCAATTCGGCTTTGAATTTTTCGCCGTTCTGTTCATAATATGCCTTATTCTCAGGATCAGCCTCACTCAGGGCCTGCACAATCGTATCCACTTCCTGCTGAGCCGCAACAGGGTCCAGCCATACGTGAACATCCATATGTTCATGCTGGGCGTCTTTAGCCGCATGCTTCGCTTCCTGCCCGTCAGCTTCCTCCTCTTCGGCCGGTCCTTCCATCAGTTGAATACCCCGGCTGACCTCCACGGCCTTCGCGTCCCCCAGCACATCCGGCTTTAGCAGCTTATCCACTGGTTCCAATCCGGCATTCTGGTATAAAAAGAGTTTGGCGGTCTTTATCTTGGCCAGGTCTTTAGGACTTGGCTCCCAGTCGTGAGGTTCGGCACCGGGCGGAATGAGCATGCTGACCTCTGCCTTATCACCGGCTACCTGCCTGGCAAACTCATACACCGGATACATGGTGGTCACTACCTTCAGGCCCGAACCCGCCGTAGCGGTACTGTCGGCCTGTTTGCCGCAGCCTGAGAGAAAAAGCGCTCCGGCCGCCACAACTGCCACAATCATCCATACTAAGCGAACTGACTTCATAACATCCTCCTTGATCTTTGGTTAATAAGAATATTCTTATTAAAGTATAGAGTAAAAAAAATCCTTCGTCAAGCTAGATGAGAATTTTTTTCGTTTAGCTTGACAAGCAACCCCCCGGCCTCAGCCGGGGGGTTGCAAGAAGGTTAATGATATATCCGAAAAAAAGTGTCCTTAATCCAGCAGTTCATCCTTTACATATTTTGCTGCCGAGTAAAGCAGAACTCCTGCCGCCACCATTTTCACAATGGCGGGCATATCCATATCGGAATGCCGGCGTCTGGAACAATGACGTTGTTTTATCATTCTTTCAAACATAACACCACCTCCTCAGCTACTATTGTAACCAATCTTGAATGCTGGCAGACAAGAAAAAAATGTGAATTTATCCGATGGCTAAGCCTCGGAGGATGCCAAAACACCCGCCGAAGCAAGTCTCCGTCTACTTTTTGCGAAGCCGTTCGCCGGTAGCCAGATAAATCGTCCACTCGGCAATGTTGGTGGCATGATCGGCAATGCGCTCCAGGTATCTGGCCACAAACAGAATTTGCGTGGCCTGGCTGATGGTGGCCGGCTTTTCCATCATGTAAGTCAACAGTTCGCGAACAACCTGATGATACAGTGAATCCACTGCATCGTCAGCCTGGCACACTTCCTCCGACTGCGCTACATTCAATGTCGTATAGGCCTCCAGCGAATCCTGCAGCATCTTTTGAGCCAGTTTGGCCATGCGCGGTATATCCATCAATGGCTTAATTAACGGCTCATCGGCAATTTTCAGAGTGATTTTAGCAATATCATATGCATGGTCTCCCATGCGCTCCAAATCAGTAGTAATCTTCAGCCCGGTGCCGATGATGCGAAGATCGCGGGCCAGCGGCTGCTGCCGGGCGATTAAGACCATGCACTTGTCCTCAATATCAATTTCCAGCCCGTCGATGGCGTCATCCCCTTCCATGACCTTACGGGCCAGGGCGCGGTCCTGGGTAGAAAGGGAGAGCACCGCTTCTTCAATCGCCCGGACCACCATATGGCCCATTTGCAAAATCTCCTGTCGCAGCGCCTCCAATTCCTGATTATAACCTTGTCTGGTACTTGGCATGCTTTTCCCTCCTCCAAAGCGTTCTCATTAACCGAACCGCCCGGTAATATAATCCTCGGTCCGTTTATCCTGCGGCTTGGTAAAAATAGCATCGGTCTTGCCGTGCTCCACCAGTTCGCCGTTTAAGAAAAAGGCGGTCTGATCCGATACCCGGGCCGCCTGCTGCATATTATGCGTTACCATAATGATGGTATACCTGTTTTTCAGCTCGGTAACCAATTCTTCAATCTTCATCGTCGATATGGGATCAAGAGCCGAACAGGGTTCGTCCATCAGCAGCACTTCCGGTTCTACAGCCAGCAGACGGGCGATACAGAGACGCTGTTGCTGGCCGCCTGACATACCCATAGCCGACTGATGCAGGCGGTCTTTCACCTCTTCCCACAACGCCGCGCCTGTGAGGCTACGTTCCACAATATCGGCCAGCGTCGCTTTATTGGTGATGCCATGAATCCGCGGCCCGTAAGCGACATTATCAAAAATCGACATGGGAAAGGGATTGGGGCGCTGAAATACCATCCCCACCCGTTTGCGCAGCATAACCACGTCGGTTCCCGGCTGCAGCACATTCACGCCGTCCAATAAAATCTCGCCTTCGATCCGGACATTCTCGACCAGATCATTCATCCGGTTGATTGTCTTAATAAAGGTGGATTTACCGCAACCCGACGGTCCGATCAGGGCCAGCACACTGTTTTTTACCACACCGAGGGAAATCTTCTTCAACGCCAGCATATCCCCATAATATAACTTCAATTTATTCGCCTGTATTTTATAGTCCATTTTGACTATACCCTCCTGCTAGCGGACCGTCTACATAGATGGTCCACCAGGTGTTTTGAGCGGTGTTGCCGCCTATATTGTGCACTATACCATAAATGCAGGGGCCTGATTGTTAAGTTTTGATTAA
This window contains:
- a CDS encoding zinc dependent phospholipase C family protein, producing MKYSGTTLMLAIASPLQGLLDRPGITHEFCNRQAVATLKKDGLMGSAVFFESYLAELNAGVYWADGGWKNAGHYFDPVSGRGLWHFSNALAELQSYYNRGLQHFEFGEIAKAVFFLGAAAHLLQDVCVPHHARAKLFCGHREYERWAEQHHHEFAVEGQGVYDSEHPCRLALHNALVAADLLEWVNETASITDFRSATRVLLPLAQRTTAGLLQRFSEQVGLPQQSLNGG
- a CDS encoding GGDEF domain-containing protein, whose amino-acid sequence is MLALKWEASKKPANRAADGAMNDTMITSDMLQEFEQILANKQIRPVFQPIVSLANGTVAGYEALSRGPQTSPLESPALLFLAAEQSGKVWDLDFLCRTKALEKAKHLSDMQMLFINVDPKIINDARFEKGITKEILDSYQIDATKIIFEITEKTSINDYKSFRRVLDNYTSQGYKIAIDDTGSGYSGLKMLAETRPQFVKIDMDLVRDIDKDSLKQALMRAFQEFAVLTNMKIIAEGIETVDELNTLISIGIPYGQGFFLGRPEPEFNDILPAIRQHVIDKQEQKQQELFHTPLTIPIGDIARRDPAFEVSIIGSQAIEHFDCNPNLMGITIVQDSYPVGLLMRNTLFGRLGTQYGVAVYTKRQVSLLMDRNPLIVDYYMPLDQVSKFAVSRPEKNLYDYIIVTRNGLYYGITTVKALLEKTTQLEVNRAKHCNPLSGLPGNILIEEKLRLELERRADFAVLYFDLDNFKAYNDTYGFDNGDKVLSMLAQMIQQQVMLWGNRDCFVGHIGGDDFIAVVKQVEVEVLCQSLIELFDNRILDFYTERDKNKGYIIAKNRHGVEEKYPLISLSIAVVKNQAGQFKSTAALAETAGGVKKRCKVIWKSCYFVGPEACGH
- a CDS encoding phosphate ABC transporter substrate-binding protein; this translates as MKLVQKSKALAALLGLVLSMSVIAGCGSSGAGTEGKSQPAEAKVEGTVTASGSTALLPLLKPAQEEFQKKHDKVTINIAGGGSFTGMNQVAAGSVNIGNSDVDLPAEYKDKGLVDHQVAVAPFVFIANQDVTLDNLTKQQYVDILTGKITNWKDVGGKDEKITLIHRAKSSGSRATISDLVLKGAAFTDNAVIQDSNGAVRSAIASTPGAIGYVDAAYADNTVKALAVDGVKYSPDAVIGGKYTIFAYEHMYTKGEATGAVKAFIDYVMSKEFQETYVEKNGFIPITKVKK
- a CDS encoding metal ABC transporter substrate-binding protein, giving the protein MKSVRLVWMIVAVVAAGALFLSGCGKQADSTATAGSGLKVVTTMYPVYEFARQVAGDKAEVSMLIPPGAEPHDWEPSPKDLAKIKTAKLFLYQNAGLEPVDKLLKPDVLGDAKAVEVSRGIQLMEGPAEEEEADGQEAKHAAKDAQHEHMDVHVWLDPVAAQQEVDTIVQALSEADPENKAYYEQNGEKFKAELQALDQEYRTTLANVSSRDIVTSHAAFGYLAKRYNLQQVAIMGLSPDSEPTPEKMANVVQFCREHNVKYIFFETVVSPKLAQTISKETGAGLLVLNPVESLGEDELKQGKNYVTVMRENLVNLKKALQE
- a CDS encoding MGDG synthase family glycosyltransferase; this encodes MSRQIKNILILSASIGSGHDRAANALAGALQSRYPLAQITVVDFMDGERSYLTGFMKETYLTMLRLSPNIYDVLYRWTQNGRQGTGMGTLMARVLQESMMEIIETYQPDWLIATHPFSCGAAAYLKRKGRIHIPLIGVITDFAVHRLWVYPEVDCYFVAVPELREALLEQGVAAAKINVTGIPIDSRFSQAVDRSAAGRRLGLAADCHTVLLMGGGLGLGGVSQAIYVLNEIALPLQLVVVAGKNRKLYKKLKVVTGASGHPVKLLGYTSQVPELMAAADVLITKPGALTISEALSMKLPMLLYAPIPGQEKENAAYLDAKGAAFWVRNDAELKRLLTGMIVNGNIAAFVQENAQKLGQPRAAEAIAAIISRRFDKRGIVAGF
- a CDS encoding PhoH family protein; amino-acid sequence: MNKYYVLDTNVLLHSPQSLFAFNEHTVIIPEVVLEELDRFKSESSDRGANSREVSRILDRFRTQGNLLAGVPFSEQGGSLRIETNHLDTTLPPHWDRSKGDNRILQVCKGFMEQGHPTILVSRDTNMRVKATILKIQAEDYLNDKVASIEKQYTGRLVVYTSSEIINTFHDDDGHTISPEALFVYDEPSHTIVPATLETNQFLLIKSTDNERHTALGRFDGKQVVHLRYANRNPFGVIPRNIGQIFMQECLMMSAAEAPLVIIKGPAGTAKTFYALAVGLYKQLECRPRDYHHLLICRPNIPMDEDIGFLPGSEKEKIDPYMRAIRDNLFLLLAGHNMTEAKEIAQAEDTVQMLFDKRTIQTEALAYQRGRSLQKYWMILDEMQNSTPRQAKGVITRPGLGTKIILLGDPEQIDHPFLDSRSNGLSYASEKMRGSKLCFQVTLQHDECERSPLAAEAALRL
- a CDS encoding ATP-binding protein, giving the protein MFRWGIRSRLLVSFLLLGIITLSLLGGYILWYFYQHNLESLTSNLLTHAQVTEQFLLHSMHTPEGKASLDPEVKELAAKNNLRITIVDTAGTVLADSWENPEMLENHLSRPEISDAIRQGTGTSIRYSTTLHQNLLYAAIPIRQQGELLGVVRIASTLAYVEAGFGQIRSAVLAALFLVALLTILLSLRLAKHYTAPLEEITSAALAIANGDLKRRVHTHTGDELDFLSQALNNLASNLDDKIHEAQAETQKLSLILQHMDNAVILLDRYGRVTTINKMAKDTFSIADAMMGQHNLQVIGNSLLNQAIQETLQSSVNKSIDLKTNIGGNKRVFRVFVAPTIDPEQETTGVLTVFHDITVLQEIHERQAEFVANASHELATPLTAIKGFAETLLDGALQDPELSSRFVSIIHNQAERMHRLVEDLLQLAKLNSQEYRQQISLEPVKLQPLLETVVQELLPNIERKEQHLSLEVAENLTIPAHPDWLKQALVNLLDNSNKYTPNEGKIIITAWQEAAQACIRIQDTGLGIPAQDLPLIFERFYRVERARTRSTGGTGLGLAIVKFITEMHGGQIDVTSELNQGTAFTLRLPLGPTTEKQSE
- the phoU gene encoding phosphate signaling complex protein PhoU, with the protein product MPSTRQGYNQELEALRQEILQMGHMVVRAIEEAVLSLSTQDRALARKVMEGDDAIDGLEIDIEDKCMVLIARQQPLARDLRIIGTGLKITTDLERMGDHAYDIAKITLKIADEPLIKPLMDIPRMAKLAQKMLQDSLEAYTTLNVAQSEEVCQADDAVDSLYHQVVRELLTYMMEKPATISQATQILFVARYLERIADHATNIAEWTIYLATGERLRKK